In Nissabacter sp. SGAir0207, the genomic stretch AGCTCGCGATCCTCGGCGCGCAGGGGGCGCATATACAGCCCGGCGTTGGTCTCGATGCTGTGGTTGGAGGCCACGTGGTTGCCGAGGTAGCTGTAGTAGCCCACGCCAGCGTAGAACCCGGCATCGCCGTCGTCATAGGAGAGGTTGAGGTTGCCGCCATTCTTGGTCACCTGGCCCCACTTCTTGCCGCTGTAGGTATCTTCGGTGCCGACGTAGGAGAGCAGGCTGTCCGTCACCGCGCGGCGCTCGGCGGTGGCCGTCAGCGTGGTGTAGTCACCCAGCTTCGGCGCGATCTGCACGCCGCCCACCAGCGAGTTGAGATCCTGGCCGAGCGGCGTGGAGCCGATGTCCGCCTTGTACCCCTCGCCCTGAATCGCCAGCGCCAGCTCCACGCCGGAGGCGTTCTGGTTGCCGGACTCTGGTGCCTCATACTCGTCCGGGTCAACGCCGCTGATGGTGGCATAGGCCGTACAGAGGGCAGAGGTGGCGTTGGTGGAGCTACAGCTGGCGGAGGAGAGACGGGTCACCTCGCTCTGCAACTCGCCAAGGCTGGCGTAGCTGTCCAGATCCAGCCCGGCCGCCTTGGCGGCTTTGGCGACGGTGGCTTTGGCGGACACCGCCTGCGCCAGTGCGCCCTGCCCGAAGCGGCTGTTGCCGGTGCTGCTACTGCTGCCAGCGCTGAGGGAGATCGGCGTCGCGGTGAAGCTGACGCGCGCGTCGTCAAACGGCACGGCGGAGAAGGTCAGCGGTGCCTTCGCCTCGGTCAGCTGGCTGAGGCCGCTCTCGCCATCGCGCCCACGAATCGACAGCTCGCCCTGTGCCCAGGTGGCGACGCGCTCCTGCAAGGTGTCCAGCATCGCGTTCACCTGTTTCAGGGTCGAGGCCTGTTGGGCCAGTTGCGGCGAGGCCGGTGCGCCGGGGATCTGGCCGTAGGGGGTGTCCGCCTGCTGCCACGGCAGCACGCTGCCATACTGCGAGCGGGTGGTGGTGCCGTTGCGGGTCGAGCGGTTGATGAACGGGTTGTCGGTCAGCGCCAGCCCACCGATGGTCGGTGCGTTATCCGCGCCGCCGAGGCCAATCATCTTGCCCTTGGCGGAGCGCAGCAGCGCCAGCGCCTGATCGTGATCGCCATCGGCCTCGGCCAGCCGCGCCGCTTGCAACAGGCGTTGCGGGGTGCGCGGCCCGGTGAAGCCCGCCATCAGCATCCGTGCCTGATCGAGGTCGCCCTGCGCCAGCGCCACTTCCACCGCCCCCTCACGCGCCTCCTGCGACGGCGTGTCGCGCGGCAACAGCCAGGCGTAGACCTTGCCCGCCTCGTCATTCATCTTGCCGGACTGGTAGAGGCGCGCCATCGCCAGCATCAGGTCGCGGTTCTGCGGATCCTGTTGCAGCGCGACAATCAGCCGGTCGTAGGCGGCGGCATTCTGCCCCTGCTCGCGCAGGCGGTCACTCTCATCGATGATGAAGCCGGTGCGCAGGCGCGAAAGCTGCTCGGGCGTGCTGCCCGCCTGCACCGACGGGTTGCTGAGCCAGCTTTCGGCCTCGCCGCCCAGCCCGGTGGCGTTGAGCACCGCGATCTGGTCGGCATAGTCGCCCGCGTTGCCGTGCGCGCCCAGCTGCATGTTCTGGCGCACCAGCGCGACGGCGGAGGCGCTGTCACCGGCGGCCAGCAATCCCTTCGCCAGCGCGCCTGCGTCGGCCGGGGCGCTGGGCGGGGTCTGGGCGAGGGCATGGAGCGTATTGGCGGCGGCGGTGAGGTTGCCACTCTGCAAATAGGCGTTGGCGGTGACCATCTGCTGGTTGAAGTGCGCCCGCGCCGCCAGCTCACGCATTGCGGTGTTGCGGTTGCGCGCCGGGATGCGCGCCAGCAGGGTGTCAGTGCGCGCCCACTCGCCGCGCTCCGAGGCAAACAGCGCGGCGGCATAAATGCTCTCCTGCGGCGCATCCGGGCTGGTGGCCGGGGCCATCAGCTCATCCGCTTGCTGGTTGTCGCCCAGCTTGCTGAGGATGCGCGCCATATCCAGCCGCAGCCAGATGTTGCCCGGCTGCTTTTCGCGCCCCTGCTGCAACAGCGCCAGCGCGCGTTGCGGGTTGTTGGCCTGCACC encodes the following:
- a CDS encoding cellulose biosynthesis protein BcsC, which codes for MTNRNCPPRRPASLLPSRLRLALCAAGLATLPISALAADDNPALKALFDQAAYWHEKAHDELAKDALQKVLMVDANNPEALYLMSLYAMQAGDQASAAAWRQKLSAVAPDDPRLQAIDNATAVQSIPPSQLAHARQLAAHGNITQALEAYRSLFSGSVPPESLADEYYLTMSGDPAQLPDAIRGLQARVAAQPGNGVARLALGKAMTYQEPTRRDGISLLNGLAMKNSEADRALRQALLWLHPQPSDEPLYQAYQQRHPNDDGVMVYFRKNLGAAAKGEGFTALNSGDTRSAQAQFESVLAANPNDGDALAGLGYIAGRAGNFAGAEEYLTRAAQQGGPNSDQWRTQAQEAHFYAELAAARQAAKAGELDRALALSAPLADAPGKQGLAATLLRADLLRRKGDLPAAEQAYRRALAQDAQSSDAKSGLYYVLRQQGNNGSEAQQLLQSLPAAQRAQLQPANDSIEPLRREAAAAVQANNPQRALALLQQGREKQPGNIWLRLDMARILSKLGDNQQADELMAPATSPDAPQESIYAAALFASERGEWARTDTLLARIPARNRNTAMRELAARAHFNQQMVTANAYLQSGNLTAAANTLHALAQTPPSAPADAGALAKGLLAAGDSASAVALVRQNMQLGAHGNAGDYADQIAVLNATGLGGEAESWLSNPSVQAGSTPEQLSRLRTGFIIDESDRLREQGQNAAAYDRLIVALQQDPQNRDLMLAMARLYQSGKMNDEAGKVYAWLLPRDTPSQEAREGAVEVALAQGDLDQARMLMAGFTGPRTPQRLLQAARLAEADGDHDQALALLRSAKGKMIGLGGADNAPTIGGLALTDNPFINRSTRNGTTTRSQYGSVLPWQQADTPYGQIPGAPASPQLAQQASTLKQVNAMLDTLQERVATWAQGELSIRGRDGESGLSQLTEAKAPLTFSAVPFDDARVSFTATPISLSAGSSSSTGNSRFGQGALAQAVSAKATVAKAAKAAGLDLDSYASLGELQSEVTRLSSASCSSTNATSALCTAYATISGVDPDEYEAPESGNQNASGVELALAIQGEGYKADIGSTPLGQDLNSLVGGVQIAPKLGDYTTLTATAERRAVTDSLLSYVGTEDTYSGKKWGQVTKNGGNLNLSYDDGDAGFYAGVGYYSYLGNHVASNHSIETNAGLYMRPLRAEDRELKVGVNVGYMDFAKNLSYFSYGQGGYFSPQNYVSVAFPVEYTQKVDDWDMKLNASIGYQSYSKDKSAYFPDDPAMQAQLESLVADGYGKEAYYSGGSESGIGWNLGAAGNYHLNRNMIIGGKVGYDTFGDYNESRAEVYFRYLLDRK